The Panicum virgatum strain AP13 chromosome 3N, P.virgatum_v5, whole genome shotgun sequence genome includes the window ATAACCAACCAATGCCGATAAGTACCGAAGCCGCAGCCAGCGCCACAGCCCCGGATGAGCAGCGACGCGCGGCCATACCCGGCGGGCGAACCGCCCGTCCCCCTCCCCCGCAACGGCGCGGCGCTGGGAGAGCAAGGCGGAGCTCTCCTGCGACCGGACAGCGAGCACGGGGCCACCGTGGTCGTGGCGTATGTCCGTATCACGCGGCGGATGAGCGAGCTGAGGTGTCATGTCCGCCCGCCGGCTgccggggcggcggggccgagaggcggaggcggccggtaGGAACCGGCTGCGGTTttggttttgcaaaaaaaaaaaactattggaACTGGG containing:
- the LOC120667438 gene encoding uncharacterized protein LOC120667438, whose translation is MTPQLAHPPRDTDIRHDHGGPVLAVRSQESSALLSQRRAVAGEGDGRFARRVWPRVAAHPGLWRWLRLRYLSALAFRHTNLKPPTPQLLKFLLISISSHCH